The following DNA comes from Sediminitomix flava.
TAAGATTCATCATTTTGGTTGCAAAATCAAAGAGCTTTGTAGAATAAGCGAACTATATTTTAGAAACACATCATAATGAAAGAGCGCGTAGTCATTTTTGTCTCAGTTGTATTTGTCATTTTATTCCTTTTGGACTTGTATTCATTTAAAGGAGTAAAACTTTTGGCTGAAGACATTTCCAAAAAATCTACTCAAGGGCTATTGTTGAAAGGCTATTGGGTATTCAATGTATTTATCTATTTACTTTTTGTTGCAGAAGTATTCCTATTTGAAAAATATAGAGTTCCAGGATATACCCCTTATTTCTTCATAGCCAATGCGCTAATCATGATGTCCATTTTCTCTAAACTGATCTTTGTACTATTCCACGGTGCAAATGATTTGGTGTATTGGACAAAAATGATTGGAGAATACCTCTTTTCAGCACCGAAAGTAGATGAAGAAACCGCTACCAAAATAAGTAGGGGGAAATTTTTAACCTATGTAGGTGCAGGTTTAGCTGCTGTTCCTGCCGGAGCATTTCTGTACGGAATGCTGAAAGGACGTTATGATTTTAGAGTGATCAAAAAAACACTTTCATTTGACAACCTACCAAAAGCTTTTGATGGTTTGAAGGTTGTTCAGATTTCTGATATTCATATTGGCAGTTTCCCGAAAGGTCACCCATCCGTGCAAAGAGCTGTTGAACAAATCAATGAATTGGAGCCTGATGTTATTCTTTTCACAGGTGATTTGGTCAATAACCTCGCGATTGAAACTGATGGTTGGGTAGATGTTATGAAACAGATGAAAGCCAAATATGGTAAGTATTCCATTCTTGGTAATCACGATTACGGAATGTACGTGCCTTGGGAAAACAAAAATGACCAAATCGCGAACTTTGATGCTGTAAAACAAGCCAACAGAGATATGGGCTTTGATCTTCTTTTGGATGAAAACAGAGTTCTTGAAAAAGATGGTGAGCGCATTGGTATTTTGGGTGTTGAAAACTGGGGTGAAGGCTTCTTGAAAAAAGGAGACTTGAACAAAGCACTAAGTGGGACAGAAGGTCTTCCATTTAAAATGTTACTTTCTCATGACCCTTCTCACTGGGATGCTCAAGTTCGTGACACAGACATTGACGTTACACTTTCTGGTCATACACACGGAATGCAATTTGGTATCGAAATTCCGGGTATCAAATGGAGTCCTGTAAAATACCGTTACCCAAGATGGGCTGGTTTATACCAAGAAGGAAAACAATTCTTGTACGTAAACAGAGGTTTTGGTTATCACGCATACGCTGGTCGTATCGGGATGGCTCCAGAAATTACAGAGTTGACTTTGACTAAAGCTTAACCATAAAAAGGTAGAGACAGATTTAACTTATCTCTACCTTTTTTACATCTTACCCAAACACTACCCACAGATGATATCAGAAAGTACATTGTTATTCTTACCTCACTCTTGATCAAAAGCGATGTAGATATAGAGTAACATTACCACATGAACAAGCCCAGAAATCAATAGATAAGAATAAGGAAATGACATAATTTCTTTGTTTTCAGTTAAAATAAATTGCCAGCCTTGTAGTGCTTTTTCAAGAGTAGAGGTAATTCTACGATAAAATCATAAGCAGCTACCCAACCTCCATGGAATAGCGTTTTAAATGACTGTATAACTCCTGGTTTAGCAGGTCTGAACTTCAAATTGTCGGGGGACTGATTTTTACTGATATGCTCTAAAATTGGTTCAAGGTAATCGGTATTATTCCATGCCCTTACGTATTTAATCACCCCATCTGTCCCGATGATAAACATACTATTAGGCAATTCTCCGTAAGTCTTATGTGCCTTACCGTCTAGATTATCAATTAGAATGGTTCTTCGGTCATCGTAAAAACGAATTGCTTCTCTTGCCGCAGCTACTTTATCCGTTTGGCTTAAGTGATTTTTGATGATATTTCCAGGATGAGCTTCACGAACATATAAAACAACAAAATTGTATTCTGGATGACGTTTTGCAATTTCTTGCATAGGGTTTACATGTCCTCCGTACATTGGGCAAGTGATACTTCCCATCTCGAAAACTAGAGGCTTATCAAGAAAATCTGAAATCTTTACTTTTTTTCCTTCGGCAGTCATCAATTCATAGTCAATGAACCGATCACCCTCCTTCAAACCCATAAAGTCATGGAATTGGTAGAAATCAGCTTTAAATCTTGGGTAATTATAATTCTGCGAGTTGTTTGTGTTTGTTTTCATGTCTTATCTACTTTTAATGATAAGACAAAGTTAGTTGACGGCTTTTCGAAGTCTTTTGACAAATATCAAAAAGCAATTGGCAGACTATTTTCTGCTAAAGAACTTATTTACTTTTCTTTCTCACTCTACTCAAGGTTTCTTGCGTAATCCCTAAATAGGTAGCGATTTGCCCTAATGAAGCCCTTTGGATTACTTCAGGTTGGTTTGTCATCAAATCATCGTATCTTTCTTTTGCGGAGTGCATCTGAAGAGAAAGAATACGTTTTTCTAGACTTAAATAATATCTATCCCTTAACAATCGTCCGAAATAAAGTGAGTCTATAGATTCATGATATAATTCTTGGATATTTTGAAAGCCAATTTGGATAACCGTAGAATTCTCTACAGCCTCTAAATAATCTAATGAAGCTTTTCCTGTTGTGATAGAGTAGATCGAAGTGATCATTTCGTTCTCGTGAGCAAATTCTAATGTAATATCTTTCCCATCTTGCAGCGTATATCTACGAATAAAGCCTTTGTGAATGATGTAGGCATTTTTACAGTACTCTCCCTCTTTCAGTAAATTAGTTCCTTTTTCGTATTCTTTGACCTCAGAAATCTCTAAAAGAAGCGTTAATAATTCATCTATAATCTTTTCTGTGGATATAACAGGCTGTAAAAAGGCTTTAAAAGTTTGCTTAATGTCATTCATCGATCTACTCGGGCTGATTTATAATTGAAACGAGATAGACAAATATTCAGTTTATTTCCAACCAAGTCAAATGACCAAACTTACTTTCTACATCAAAAATGAAGATTATTCTACAAATCAGAATTTATTCGTCCATTTTGAAATTTAGAATATAGAAGCTCTTTGGTAAGAGTTATATGTAAAATACAATTCTGAGTAAAAATATGCCCAAGACCTATTCTATAACTGAATTCACAAAATATCTGAATATTGATGGATGTAAAAGCAACAAAGTCCACCTTACCAATTATGACGACCACTCAAACCTCAAACTTAGTTCTGAACCTATTATTGTTGATTTTTATTTGATGGCTATCAAATTGAATTTTAGTGAAACTGAAGCTTTTGGCAAGACAAAAGAAGACACCCGCAATACTTTTGCCTTTTTAGATGTCCCTAAAAAAACATTGGCTTGGGACGTAAAACAAACTTGGGGAGGCTATCATATACTACTAAGTGAAGCGGTTTTTAAAAAGTATACTGATGAATACAGCTTTTTCAAATACGAAAATCATGAGTCTTTATTTTTAACTGAAGAAGAAGAAGTTGTACTTATTGACATCTTTAAAAAAGCATATGATGAATATCAGAAAGAAGATTTTAACGAAGCAATTATTCTCTCTTATGCACAATTGATACTCACCTATATTCATTCATACTACAAACGCCAATTCGATACAAGAAGCAATGACTACAATAAAGTCGTTGATTCGTTCCTCTCAGAACTAGACGGTTATTTTTATGAACCCGAACAGGAAGTTTATTTACCTTCCGTGTCCTTCTTCGCAGATAGAGCCAATCTTTCTCCAAACTATTTCGGAGATGTGATTAAACACTTCACAGGTAAATCTCCACTAGAACATATTCATGAAAACATCGTCAAACAAGCAAAATCCAAACTCAGAAAAACCAACTTAAGTATCAGTCAGATTGCTTATAGTTTGGGTTTTGAATATCCTACCTATTTCACCCGTTTCTTCAAGAAAAAAACAGGGCTATCTCCTAAGGTCTATCGAAATCAGTAAAATGTTTCATTTTTTAAGTGATCTGTGCATTCACATTTATTTAAAATAAAGCGACATTGCTTTCATCAAACATCCTCTGTTTTAGCTGATTTACCTATTGCTAGTCAAACAAAATCTTATTGTATCACTCTTACAACTTGAAATATTATGTTTCAAAAAACTTTAGAGTATCAAATAGATAGCACTTTGAAAAGTAGAATGGGCGAAGAACGCTACCTGAAAGCTATCGAGCAACAAAAATCAATTGCTGAAAAAGACTACGCTACGATTAAATATTTGGCAGAATTTGCGGTTCGTCCGATGTTCCGCACACCC
Coding sequences within:
- a CDS encoding Crp/Fnr family transcriptional regulator, translated to MNDIKQTFKAFLQPVISTEKIIDELLTLLLEISEVKEYEKGTNLLKEGEYCKNAYIIHKGFIRRYTLQDGKDITLEFAHENEMITSIYSITTGKASLDYLEAVENSTVIQIGFQNIQELYHESIDSLYFGRLLRDRYYLSLEKRILSLQMHSAKERYDDLMTNQPEVIQRASLGQIATYLGITQETLSRVRKKSK
- a CDS encoding deiodinase-like protein, with the protein product MKTNTNNSQNYNYPRFKADFYQFHDFMGLKEGDRFIDYELMTAEGKKVKISDFLDKPLVFEMGSITCPMYGGHVNPMQEIAKRHPEYNFVVLYVREAHPGNIIKNHLSQTDKVAAAREAIRFYDDRRTILIDNLDGKAHKTYGELPNSMFIIGTDGVIKYVRAWNNTDYLEPILEHISKNQSPDNLKFRPAKPGVIQSFKTLFHGGWVAAYDFIVELPLLLKKHYKAGNLF
- a CDS encoding metallophosphoesterase, coding for MKERVVIFVSVVFVILFLLDLYSFKGVKLLAEDISKKSTQGLLLKGYWVFNVFIYLLFVAEVFLFEKYRVPGYTPYFFIANALIMMSIFSKLIFVLFHGANDLVYWTKMIGEYLFSAPKVDEETATKISRGKFLTYVGAGLAAVPAGAFLYGMLKGRYDFRVIKKTLSFDNLPKAFDGLKVVQISDIHIGSFPKGHPSVQRAVEQINELEPDVILFTGDLVNNLAIETDGWVDVMKQMKAKYGKYSILGNHDYGMYVPWENKNDQIANFDAVKQANRDMGFDLLLDENRVLEKDGERIGILGVENWGEGFLKKGDLNKALSGTEGLPFKMLLSHDPSHWDAQVRDTDIDVTLSGHTHGMQFGIEIPGIKWSPVKYRYPRWAGLYQEGKQFLYVNRGFGYHAYAGRIGMAPEITELTLTKA
- a CDS encoding helix-turn-helix domain-containing protein is translated as MPKTYSITEFTKYLNIDGCKSNKVHLTNYDDHSNLKLSSEPIIVDFYLMAIKLNFSETEAFGKTKEDTRNTFAFLDVPKKTLAWDVKQTWGGYHILLSEAVFKKYTDEYSFFKYENHESLFLTEEEEVVLIDIFKKAYDEYQKEDFNEAIILSYAQLILTYIHSYYKRQFDTRSNDYNKVVDSFLSELDGYFYEPEQEVYLPSVSFFADRANLSPNYFGDVIKHFTGKSPLEHIHENIVKQAKSKLRKTNLSISQIAYSLGFEYPTYFTRFFKKKTGLSPKVYRNQ